A region of Geobacillus sp. 46C-IIa DNA encodes the following proteins:
- a CDS encoding thioredoxin family protein produces MKPIERIKVQRTVSEQPLMALYLYTPLCGTCQLAKRMLTVVEELFPALPFYETDVNYIPEQAAVWKIESVPCLLLFVGGTMVGKWYAFHSVPYLYEEIQARLPR; encoded by the coding sequence GTGAAACCGATTGAACGAATAAAGGTACAACGGACGGTGAGTGAGCAGCCGCTTATGGCTCTTTATTTGTACACTCCGCTGTGCGGCACGTGCCAGCTGGCGAAACGGATGTTGACGGTGGTTGAAGAGCTGTTTCCGGCGCTGCCGTTTTACGAAACAGACGTGAATTATATTCCGGAGCAAGCAGCCGTATGGAAAATTGAAAGCGTTCCTTGCTTGCTTCTTTTTGTTGGCGGAACGATGGTCGGCAAATGGTATGCGTTTCATTCCGTCCCTTATTTGTATGAGGAAATTCAAGCCCGGCTGCCGCGCTGA
- a CDS encoding sterol-binding protein, with amino-acid sequence MEVRQLVGQFMERMQMLRHLLPILPDEQLCVRFESEEGVALLAIGKEPAATEIEKDERNTLTVRGSTKALESLLSGELKLQQLVRLQEVYVSGSFRHMLLLESLLHLAKPYRHVG; translated from the coding sequence ATGGAAGTGCGTCAGTTAGTGGGACAGTTCATGGAACGGATGCAAATGTTGCGCCATTTATTGCCGATTTTGCCGGATGAGCAATTGTGTGTGCGCTTTGAGAGTGAAGAAGGCGTCGCTTTGCTGGCGATCGGCAAGGAGCCGGCTGCCACGGAAATCGAAAAGGATGAACGAAACACGTTAACGGTGCGCGGCTCAACGAAAGCGCTTGAGTCGTTGCTGAGCGGCGAGCTGAAGCTGCAGCAGCTCGTCCGGCTGCAGGAAGTGTACGTGTCCGGAAGCTTTCGCCATATGTTGTTGCTTGAATCGCTCCTCCATTTGGCCAAGCCGTATCGTCATGTTGGATAA
- a CDS encoding methionine ABC transporter ATP-binding protein yields the protein MITLAQVTKIYHAANGSVTAVDNVSLDIREGEIFGIIGYSGAGKSSLIRLLNGLEKPTSGQVIVAGRDMARIKGRELRKARQEIGMIFQHFNLLWSRTVRENIAFPLEIAGVPKDERQKRVDELIELVGLTGREDAYPSQLSGGQKQRVGIARALANNPKVLLCDEATSALDPQTTDAILDLLVDINKRLGLTIVLITHEMHVIRKICDRVAVMESGKIVEQGEVLHVFRNPQQPITKRFVKQLVEPEETEEAVSHLFGQYPNGAIAQLTFVGEAAGQPLITQVVRQFAVDMNILQGKISQTHQGAYGVLFVHIDGAADEIARALDYIRSQQVAVEVIHDAR from the coding sequence ATGATTACACTCGCACAAGTGACGAAAATTTATCATGCGGCGAATGGATCGGTGACGGCTGTCGACAACGTGTCGCTCGACATTCGCGAAGGGGAAATCTTCGGCATTATCGGTTACAGCGGTGCGGGGAAAAGTTCGCTCATCCGGCTGTTAAACGGGCTCGAAAAGCCGACGAGCGGCCAGGTGATCGTCGCCGGCCGCGATATGGCGCGCATTAAAGGACGGGAGCTGCGCAAGGCGCGCCAAGAAATCGGGATGATTTTTCAGCACTTCAACTTGCTTTGGTCGCGGACGGTGCGGGAAAATATCGCCTTTCCGCTTGAGATTGCCGGCGTTCCGAAAGACGAGCGGCAAAAGCGGGTCGATGAGCTCATCGAGCTTGTCGGGCTTACCGGGCGGGAAGATGCGTATCCGTCGCAGCTAAGCGGCGGGCAAAAACAGCGGGTCGGCATTGCCCGTGCGCTCGCCAACAACCCGAAAGTATTGCTTTGCGATGAGGCGACATCGGCATTGGATCCGCAAACGACGGACGCGATTTTGGATTTGCTTGTCGATATTAACAAGCGGCTCGGGCTGACAATCGTGCTGATTACGCACGAAATGCACGTCATCCGTAAAATTTGCGACCGCGTGGCAGTGATGGAGAGCGGCAAAATCGTCGAGCAAGGCGAAGTGCTGCACGTCTTCCGCAACCCGCAGCAGCCGATTACGAAACGGTTCGTCAAGCAGTTGGTCGAACCAGAGGAAACGGAAGAAGCGGTTTCCCATTTGTTTGGCCAATACCCGAACGGGGCGATCGCGCAGTTGACGTTTGTCGGCGAGGCGGCCGGCCAGCCGCTCATCACGCAAGTCGTGCGGCAGTTTGCCGTGGACATGAACATTTTGCAAGGGAAAATTTCACAAACCCATCAAGGCGCCTACGGCGTGCTGTTTGTGCACATCGACGGCGCGGCGGATGAAATCGCCCGGGCGCTTGACTATATTCGCAGCCAGCAAGTGGCGGTGGAGGTGATTCACGATGCTCGCTAA
- a CDS encoding methionine ABC transporter permease, translating into MLANLLPNVQWETMWAATVETLYMTGMAVAATFVFGVVLGLLLFLTAKGNLWENRLANMVIAAFVNIFRSIPFIILIILLIPFTKWLVGTMLGANAALPALIIGAAPFYARMVEIALREIDKGVIEAAKAMGASTWTIIWKVLLPESLPALVSGITVTAVSLVGYTAMAGVVGAGGLGNLAYLEGFQRSHNDVTFVATVLVLIIVFVIQLIGDFVTSKIDKR; encoded by the coding sequence ATGCTCGCTAACCTCCTGCCGAACGTGCAATGGGAGACGATGTGGGCGGCGACGGTCGAGACGTTGTACATGACCGGAATGGCGGTCGCGGCGACGTTCGTCTTCGGGGTCGTTCTCGGACTGCTTTTATTTTTAACGGCAAAGGGAAACCTATGGGAGAACCGTTTGGCCAATATGGTCATTGCCGCGTTTGTTAATATTTTCCGTTCTATTCCGTTCATTATTTTAATTATTTTGCTTATTCCATTTACCAAATGGCTCGTCGGGACGATGCTCGGAGCCAACGCGGCGCTGCCGGCGCTCATCATTGGCGCGGCTCCGTTTTACGCCCGCATGGTCGAGATCGCCCTCCGCGAAATTGACAAAGGGGTCATTGAAGCGGCGAAGGCGATGGGCGCCTCGACGTGGACGATCATTTGGAAAGTGTTGCTGCCTGAATCGCTCCCGGCGCTTGTCTCCGGGATTACCGTCACCGCTGTGTCGCTTGTCGGCTACACGGCGATGGCTGGCGTTGTCGGCGCCGGCGGGCTTGGGAACTTGGCGTATTTGGAAGGGTTCCAGCGCAGCCATAACGATGTAACGTTTGTCGCGACCGTTTTGGTGCTCATCATCGTCTTTGTCATTCAGTTGATCGGTGACTTTGTCACTTCTAAAATTGATAAACGATAA